GTTCGTCCGTCTCCAATAAAGGCAAAGGGAAGAAGTAAactaagaagaaacaaactaagaagaaacaaaataagaagACTAAGAAGATCTCACTTttcaatatttcatttttcctaaaagaaattttctcaAATTGTAtcattttcattaattttaataattgtttttatttgtatcCGGTTCCAGAAGCAAAAATACAAAGAACTGTGGAAGTAAATCAAGTTGTAAACCGTTTTTCTCTTGATCCGCAGCTGGCACAGGTCATTGCTGGGAAGTGATCATTAAACTACCTCTTTTTGCTTGGTCACTACCCGAGTTAAACCAGGTTGGCACCAGTTCACAGTTTATTACACACACTGGGTCATTACCTAATAATTTCAATTGGTCGTGACCAGGCGTGTGCAATAGACAGTAAATCGGACATGACCTGGTTTTTACTTCGGGTTGTTACCAAGCCAAAAGAGGTCGTTTCATGGTCACTTCCCAGCAGTAACCTGTGCCAGCTGGGCCACTCGTCGTTTAACTGGGGCGCGTCAAGTGGCAAATCAGACGAATCCTGATTTTCCCTAAGGTCCTGTATAAAGTTTAGTACAAGCTGATTACCGGCAGGAGGCTGCTGAGATCAGGTATATAGCGTTTCTAGTGTATTGTTGTTAATCAGAAGAATCAGGATTCGTCTGATTTGCCACTTGACGCGCCCCTGGAAGTCTTTTCGTCGCTGAGTACTGGTCGAGTATTCTGCTAAttgggttcagcaacattttgttgttgtgtccTAATGTCGGGAACCACTAGTCCTGAAATCGATGGGCAGATGTCCTGGCGTCGTGTGCCAGATGTCCAAGTGTCGGAAACCTGCAACCAAAAGTCGTTTACCCTGGAGTCCTTTTGGTAACTCGCCCAAAAGAGTGCATGCCGTTTTCTGTTTGTGTATTGCAGTATAAAGTATCCACCAAATGATTAATACCACCCAGTTCTATTTCCATGTATTCTTATGGCGCCACGTGTGTCTGGAATTGATAGGatgatattttatttgttgctgataaaaaaattatcttcAAATCACTAATACCTGATTTTTGTGTAGGAGTTCTCTTCGCCCATACACACTCGGTATCGATTAAGTACACGAGCTTTATAAAATcgtgttttttaaaacaatagagcagtaaaacatcctacgttgcacgttctccacaaatgcgaaaatctcatttgtgttcaagttggtctgctgcggctgcagcgtcttatggagaaaccaacttcttcatgttaaaaaataagttttcataaatataattaagattttcccccttttcttcctagcagagggtaccctattcattttttcatttcccaattttttttctagccctagttctatctggtttatttttatttagctattgtttgtgaatggtttattgttcatccccttgtaccagacgaatttctggcagcaaacgaaattcttcggctaaaagagacgagcaacttacaaacaaaaataaaataaaaataaagtagatagaactagagctagaaaaaaatattgggaaatgaaaagatgaatagggtacccactgctaggaagaaaagggggaaatctaaattatagttataaaaacttaatttttaacgtgaagaagatggtttctccataagaggCTGCTGCAGAactggacacaaatgagattttcgcatttgtggaaaacgcgcaacgcaggatgttttactgctctattgaaaataaaatatttgtaaCCTTGCTAAATTGATTTGTTGCACGAAAAAAATGTGATATCCTTgattattaatattttcatttcaaatgattttattGTGAACCCAACTTTTTTATTATGTAGTTcgaatttattaaaaaattttaaaagaaactgAAACAACCATTTCTatctaatttttcttaaataaatgATTATAGGATGacttttacatttaaaattatCTGCTGATAGCTACTTGACTCGGTAAAACGCCAtctatattttttcatttaaaactGATATCTAGCCAAAATTAACATATATTTTAGTTCTTGCCAACCATTAAGTTCGAGacatctatttatttatttttattacaaGAAGAAGTTAGGATAGACAATAGAAATTAACTGAACACAAAATAATGTGTGATGCTGTCCAGTATGTTAAGTGTGGCTGGTATCAGCTTTCGATTTAAAActagcaagtgactgacgcgtacccccattgttttacgaacgcaccttggtgttataagattagcttttgcggctggaagccatgtttgttttGAGATAAACATGGCtgccagccgcaatttctctcttaaaatagtaaggtgcgttcgtaaaacagtagggagtacgcgtcagtcacttgctctattagAATAGAATAACACAATCAAAGAGTCAAAAATCGGAATATttcaatgattttttaattagaaTTAAGAATCAAGAATCAGaatcaaaaagcaaaaatttaaatcagAATTAAAAGTTATCGCATGGTATAattagggatcggccccgaccctaatcggggtgcattttgcaaatcgggtttcgaaattcggggcCCAGGGTGGGGCGTTCGGGGCtttgggtgaaaatttttgaaccccgatctcaatcggggttgtatcggggtgcctaatcggggctgcaaccccgattgcaatcaatcgacgtaaaaacataatcgatcgaggcgaaatcgattattatgatgaaaatcggggagtttACCCCGGTTCccccgataaaaacccgacccaaattcgtagtttaaattcaggcgccatttttgcaaatggcgtcggggcaagcgggttaacctcgatttttgccccgccctgccctggctgacgaaatggaaccccgattcagccccgattgccttttcccGGGGCGGGGCGGGTGGTTGACCCGATTATGGatgatcggggccgatccctaggTGTAATAGCATGGTAGGCGTAcaacttgatctcggtcgtcggggcgaaccctaccgGCTTTTCGGGGGACAATAGAAAGtggtagggttcgccccgacgacCGTAGGCACGGTAGCGCTCGTGGTGGCGAAGGGCTACAACACACTGTCCTACAACATACTGTCAATATAAACAAGGTAAACAAAGCAGTTCAAAAGTGTCAATTCAGGTTTTATTGCTGGTTTAGTTCAGACCTGGCCAATTTTTAGTCTCAACGCTACATAAGTAGttgaccccccccccccaggtTGACCCAATGTACTGTGATGAgcataaagaaggaaaaactatCTTTGAACAATTTACCGTCTTACTAACTTGTGATGAACATAGGATTTTTCGCCATGATGATTGATGAAGTTCATTCCATCAGAACTGTGGCGGGTTCAAAACGATATGTATGCATTGTAACtccattaaaatatattttgataaatgaagaattcaatcaaaataaGTAACGTAGTCACGTAGATATAAGTACGTATTCACCAATATAAAAAGTACAAATCCCATCACAATCACGTAAAATTTGTGGGGGAAAAATCATTAGCTCCGATCAAGTATTTCTTGGGAAGTCGTTTACCGCATGCAAGtaaataaaaagttttttatgcgttttttcattgaattattAGCCAGCCGCATAATAGTgtgcgtgaaaataaaaattatttcgcAGTGAATTACACATGCGTATGTTCATATTAGGCTGATTCTGAATTGATATTTCGATTCAGCATAAAAATCTGAGTCGgaattgtaattttcattaattttggttGTCAGCCGCCTAGTAGCgcgcgtgaaaataaaaaattcgttCGCAGTGAATTACACATGCGTATGTTCATATTAGGCTGATTCTGAATTGATATTTCGATTCAGCATAAAAATCTGAGTCGgaattgtaattttcattaattttggttGTCAGCCGCCTAGTAGCgcgcgtgaaaataaaaattcgttcGCAGTGAATTACACATGCGTATGTTCATATTAGGCTGATTCTGAATTGATATTTCGATTCAGCATAAAAATCTGAGTCGgaattgtaattttcattaattttggttGTCAGCCGCCTAGTAGCgtgcgtgaaaataaaaattcgttcGCGGTTAATTACACAAACGTGTGTTCATTTAAGGCTTATTCTGACCTGATATTCCGATTCAGCGTCAAAAGTTGAGTTAGAggtgtaattttcattcataTTGGTGGTAGCCTGCGGGAGTTATTGGTTTacgacactttttttttaaggaaaaaaagcgCAGTAACTCGCTTACAGTTACAGGGCGGACTTTTTTCAGTAAAAAATTTGATCGCTAAAAACTAAATCCCGCAGGCTACTaccaaaatgaatgaaaattacaccTCTAACTCAACTTTTGACGCTGAATCGGAATATCAGGTCAGAATAAGCCTTAAATGAACACACGTTTGTGTAATTAACCGTgaacgaatttttattttcacgcacGCTACTATGCGGCTGAACCACTAAcattaataaaaattacaccTCTAACTCAACTTTTGACGCTGAATCGTAATATCATGTCAGATTAAGTCTGATATCAACATAGGCATGTATAATTAACTgcgaaataattttattttcacgcgCACTCGGATAGGCCTATAAGGATGACGAATAATGTTAatgaaacaaatcaaaaacctCATaattatacttttattccctTTCATCAATAGCTCCATTTCAAAAGTAGCCCTAATTACAGGATTAGCATAACTATATATAAGAGAGTTTTAAACGATCGATATTAATTGTTTCCTTCATTGTCCTCGTCAGCGTAGTCTTGATAATCGTTTGTCTCTTCGTCGCTGTAATCCTGGTAATCAGCAGTCTCCTCTTCGCTATCTTCTTCGTATGCTTCATTTTCCTCATCACCATCTTCTTGAATATTATCTAATAGAAGGTCTTCGATGCCATTTTCAATGTCGTAGGCGAACGTGTCTTCATCCAAAAAGTCGGATTCAACATCAGCCTGAATCTGTTTCCCTTTTCACTATAGAATATACAGGTAATTAAAAGTCTAATGAACAAAACATGTTACTTATCTAAACTACTTACATTGGTATTTTTTAACCAACGCAGTCCAAGCGACTACTGCAGCATGACATTCTGGTGTTTTCATAAACTCACCTGCAAGATTCCCATACCCACTGACGTCAGTGGACCATTCCTGTACATTTTGGGATGCAGACAGCGTAAAATGGTCCATTCCATTTTCGAAGGCTGTTTTAGATTGCTTTAAAATTGTGAAGTGTTAATATGTGTCAGAAATATGGTAGCTTTATACTTACAATGCTGTGAATGGATGTACGTCTGGAGCTGCAGGTTCCTTTGGACTTTTTAAAATCCAACCAAAGGGCTGGGCGGGTTGGATAACTGGGAATTTCAACAAGGCCTTGTgcagttcttcttcttgcctttctttttcctcgaTATTTCTCctataagaaaagaattaaattaagtAACTTATAAGCATATACATCTTAAAAACATACCCTAATATCTTTAAAATAAGTTAAATCGTATCCTTTCCCAAACTCAAACTTTTCTGTTTCGGCTACATCATCGATGGGATTTCCCGTTTCTTCCTCAGATGGCACACTTGTCattgtaataataatgaaaatctAAGATTCTAATCTAAAACTACAACTACATAAAAGAatactgaaaagaaaagataaccAACAAAATTAATCCATTGCAGACTGCATGTAGCCTATTCGTGTTTATAATGTGTTGTAGCCCTTCGCCACCACGAGCGCTACCGTGCCTACGgtcgtcggggcgaaccctaccaCTTTCTATTGTCCCCCGAAAAGCcggtagggttcgccccgacgaccgagatcaagttgTAGGCGTACTCCTGTAGCCCTTCCCACAAAAATCTTGGCCAGATCTTGATATTCCGTAAATGGCAACGTTTAGGTCGAATGGGGCAGATTTTGCATGGGCTTATATGGGACTACCGCGAATTAATAAATtcatctttaagaaaaaaaataattttacttaaaaaaaatctgatttaaATGTAGAATTGCTTTCttaatacagctcattttataagaatgattttttttatttctaaataattattaaaaataagaaaaacgcATAGGTAGACTTAGGCGACAGCAGTACAAAATTTAAacactttttaaataaaatgagctgtataaagaaaacaattctaCACATGAATCAGATTTTATTTtagtaaaattattttttttctaaaagttGAATGAATTAATTTGTGGTAGTTCCATATAAACCCATGCAAAATCTGCCCCATTCGACCTAAACGTTGCCATTTACGGAATATCATTTTTTGGTCCATATGTGCCCTCTCGAgtcaaggcctacttaatggttaaggcctgtaaacttgaatGTTCCCCTATGACGGCGAGAGGATTTTCAAAATTCCCTATCCTTTCCCCAGtcaagagccaatcagaagaaaaaaggaggcgaagacttcgccatctggcgttcaAAAATGGCACCTCGTAAGGATAGGAAggtagaaagaaaatgggggtTGGGACTGACGTTTGACGTCTTCAGCCAAATATTGGTAagcattttgttatttaaatttaagaaatagaaaatgctgtagaatttgagtttcatttattgtttcaGTGTTCTGGCCCTACGTTCCTTATTGGCTGGACCCAAGGTACTGGTCTTCTTATTTAAACTTAAACGCAACTTTCTCTTGTTAGACAAAATTggtttcaaacattttctcaAAATAACTTCAATTaatgcttttttattttcaccagGACGAGCGATATCACAGAGAAAAGTGTTACATGTCTCCAGATGGGGCAGAAGGAATTCAACAAGGCCCTTCAACATGAAAGTCGAGCTTGACATCTGTCAAAGGCACTCCTTTACAAATAGATACACCGTCCACAGCCTTGAAACAAACTTAACTGTGGGATAGAGAAGGCCACCACGGTCTGTAAAAAACAATAGAGGTAATGTTGTTTATTAGATTTTAAGTTTTGAAATAATATTGAGTAGTGCCCTCTCTCTTCTCAGCAATTGAAGTAAATTTGCatgtcttaatttttttttttgtttatcggAATTCATAAATGACAGGGTTTTTTCTTCCGCACGGCCACCTACTTCATCTGATTGCCAACTTGATAAATCTACCCAGTCATTGCGAGAGTTACATCGTCTTGTGATTGAGTGACGGATTTGCCTTGCCCTTGGATGACCTTGCTTTGCAGTTACTTCACTCGGCGGAATGGTTGTAGCTTCCATTTCACTTGGCGGTACGGTTTTAGCTTCCATTTCACTCGGCGGAATGGTTTTAGCTTCCATTTCACTCGGCGGAATGGTTTTAGCATCCATTTCACTCAGAGATATGGTTGTAGTTTCCATTTCACTCGGCGGAATGGTTGATAACAATACCACCGGATTGTAAATTGGCTGATCCTGATTGTCCATGCCTGAATTGTCTAAGCAATCGACATTCTTTAATTCATCTTCCGAAAAATTGATTCTTCGGCATACTACTGGACGTTCTCTTGGCGAAAGAGCTGCTTCATGCGGCAGCGATGGTAGAAGCCGACGGATTGGTAACAGGAGGATTGCGTCGTTGGCCGCATTCATATTTGGAGTGAACGTTGCTGCTTGCTGAATATATGGAAGAAGACGGAGTTTGTTTGAGTTATTCATCTCGGGATCTTCATctgcaagaaagaaaatatgatGCGGTAATATAACTATTCATAGTGAAATATAATTTAAcaaatataatttattttcagAAATGGGACCCAAATGGTTGTTATGAACGGGAATGTTGCAAGGAAAAATCAGGAAGAGTAAAGGAAGACagagaaaatttcaatttactGCCCAAGGGAATGCGATTCTCGTACAGAATTAAAAGTCCTAGGAAAGTCGTTTTTCGCCAGGTATTAAATCAAACTCTTTTATCGAATTGTACGTTGCATGCGTTAATTTCAAGAATGTTAGCTCTCCTAGATTGTAGCCTTACCGAAGCGTTACTGGACACAGTCATTAGATTTCGTCCAATTTTTACCCATGTCAATTGTGATTGATAGATGAAGAAGTCACGGGTTTTATTCGATCTACTTTCCCGTACAGCGATCGGTTCCGAAGGAGATAAAAAACATCTCGTCAATCGAAGAACGTCCCGGTGATCGTATATAGCTTTACAGTGTTCAGAATGTCTGTTACGTTtattaacattttattttttatttttcaatgtaacAATTTTTAATGAGAACAATACATTTTCTACTTTAAACATAGAACAAAACTTACGCGTTGGTTTGTTTTCCACTTGTCGGGTACCGCATCACATTTAAGGCACATCAAGAAATTAACGTGCATCTGATAGCTTGACGCTGTGAAGTGTTCACCACAAACAC
This genomic stretch from Daphnia magna isolate NIES linkage group LG10, ASM2063170v1.1, whole genome shotgun sequence harbors:
- the LOC123476882 gene encoding uncharacterized protein LOC123476882 isoform X2, with protein sequence MTSVPSEEETGNPIDDVAETEKFEFGKGYDLTYFKDIREKYRGKRKARRRTAQGLVEIPSYPTRPALWLDFKKSKGTCSSRRTSIHSIQSKTAFENGMDHFTLSASQNVQEWSTDVSGYGNLAVKRETDSG
- the LOC123476882 gene encoding uncharacterized protein LOC123476882 isoform X1; translated protein: MTSVPSEEETGNPIDDVAETEKFEFGKGYDLTYFKDIREKYRGKRKARRRTAQGLVEIPSYPTRPALWLDFKKSKGTCSSRRTSIHSIQSKTAFENGMDHFTLSASQNVQEWSTDVSGYGNLAGEFMKTPECHAAVVAWTALVKKYQLKRETDSG
- the LOC116932476 gene encoding uncharacterized protein LOC116932476; this translates as MARDMLSIPATSAGSERTFSTGKDCFGIARTSLNPETVEALICLRSWFKAVILPHHIFFLADEDPEMNNSNKLRLLPYIQQAATFTPNMNAANDAILLLPIRRLLPSLPHEAALSPRERPVVCRRINFSEDELKNVDCLDNSGMDNQDQPIYNPVVLLSTIPPSEMETTTISLSEMDAKTIPPSEMEAKTIPPSEMEAKTVPPSEMEATTIPPSEVTAKQGHPRARQIRHSITRRCNSRNDWVDLSSWQSDEVGGRAEEKTLSFMNSDKQKKKLRHANLLQLLRRERALLNIISKLKI